Proteins encoded in a region of the Prunus persica cultivar Lovell chromosome G4, Prunus_persica_NCBIv2, whole genome shotgun sequence genome:
- the LOC18779203 gene encoding probable F-box protein At4g22030, producing the protein MATLQASFCSSSFSSATFKKTKTTLHNPKFQKSSHLSVPRLLVDELSQPNGLLNLTATSTHIEMNPNFKNTRRSKGSEAISDSKLVQELYAIMEIVSDRVEMHKNICAQRDNWNGLLLNSLNGMTATAAIMAGLAAVSGSGGAPILALKLSSSLLYMAVTGILLVMNKIQPSQLAEEQRNASRLFKRLHEEIKTTLALKTPTSNDVKVAMEKVLALDKAYPLPLLGTMIEKFPSLVKPAVWWPEESKPQHEETSETVERNGWDEKLEEEMKEILGVVRGKDAAEYVRLSNVVLKVNKILAFCGPLLTGFAAAGAGLVGLTGFGSWGAVLAVVFGALASVVNTLEHGGQVGMVFEMYRSSAGFFKLMEETIESTLKEGEVGERENGELFEVKVALQLGRSLAELRDLASSSSLSSRFKQAKEEFASKLF; encoded by the coding sequence ATGGCTACTCTTCAAGCTTCAttttgctcttcttctttttcttcagctacatttaaaaaaaccaaaaccactCTCCACAacccaaaattccaaaaatcaTCCCATCTTTCAGTTCCTAGGCTCCTTGTGGATGAACTGAGTCAACCCAATGGGTTACTAAATCTAACAGCAACTTCAACTCATATAGaaatgaacccaaattttaaaaacactaGGAGATCAAAGGGTAGTGAAGCAATTTCAGATTCAAAGTTGGTGCAAGAGCTATATGCAATAATGGAAATTGTCTCTGACAGAGTAGAAATGCACAAGAACATTTGTGCCCAGAGGGACAATTGGAATGGCCTGCTTCTCAACTCTCTGAATGGAATGACAGCCACTGCTGCAATCATGGCTGGACTTGCAGCTGTGAGTGGATCTGGAGGAGCACCCATTTTGGCTCTCAAGCTGTCTTCCAGTCTCCTATACATGGCTGTCACTGGGATTTTGCTGGTGATGAATAAGATCCAGCCTTCTCAGCTAGCAGAGGAGCAGAGAAATGCTTCAAGGCTTTTTAAGAGGCTTCATGAAGAGATCAAAACCACTCTGGCTTTAAAAACCCCAACTTCAAATGATGTGAAGGTTGCAATGGAAAAGGTTTTGGCTTTAGATAAGGCCTACCCACTGCCCTTGCTTGGGACCATGATTGAGAAATTTCCTTCCCTTGTGAAGCCTGCTGTGTGGTGGCCAGAAGAATCCAAGCCTCAACATGAAGAGACGAGTGAGACGGTTGAGAGGAATGGGTGGGATGAGAAGCTGGAAGAGGAAATGAAGGAGATTTTGGGTGTGGTGAGAGGAAAAGATGCTGCAGAATATGTGAGGCTAAGCAATGTGGTGTTGAAGGTTAACAAAATACTAGCATTCTGTGGCCCTTTGCTCACTGGTTTTGCTGCAGCTGGGGCAGGGCTTGTTGGGTTGACTGGTTTTGGTTCATGGGGTGCAGTTTTGGCTGTGGTGTTTGGGGCTTTGGCCAGCGTGGTCAATACTTTGGAGCATGGTGGGCAAGTGGGAATGGTGTTTGAGATGTATAGGAGTTCTGCAGGGTTTTTTAAGCTCATGGAGGAGACCATAGAATCAACTCTCAAGGAAGGAGaggttggagagagagagaatggggaGCTGTTTGAAGTGAAAGTGGCTCTTCAGCTTGGCAGGAGCCTTGCAGAACTCAGAGACCTTGCAAGTTCTTCATCTTTGTCTTCAAGATTTAAACAGGCTAAAGAAGAATTTGCAAGCAagcttttttga
- the LOC18780785 gene encoding dihydrolipoyllysine-residue succinyltransferase component of 2-oxoglutarate dehydrogenase complex 2, mitochondrial isoform X1: protein MLGVIRRRVVSGASSASILGQSLHSIRPIASSEILLQPRGGLGRVRNLSHLIFAGSSPCIKKTRNVGVVIQLEPIRQMWSRPFSSETGDFIDAVVPHMGESITDGTLAKFLKNPGDRVEVDEPIAQIETDKVTIDVASPQSGVIQKFVANEGDTVEPGTKIAVISKSVDGVDHVGPSEKTSDRAAAQSSPPVENIDKKKEPKVETTPVTEKPKPHSPPPSKPSAREPQLSPKERERRIPMTRLRKRVATRLKDSQNTFAMLTTFNEVDMTNLMKLRSDYKDAFVEKHGVKLGLMSGFIKAAVSGLQNQPIINAVIDGDDIIYRDYIDISIAVGTPKGLVVPVIRNADKMNFAEIEKEMNTLAKKANNGSISIDEMAGGSFTISNGGVYGSLISTPIINPPQSAILGMHSIVTRPMVVGGDIVPRPMMYIALTYDHRLIDGREAVFFLRRIKDVVEDPRRLLLDI from the exons ATGTTGGGTGTTATAAGGCGAAGAGTCGTTTCTGGAGCCTCCTCTGCTTCG ATTCTGGGGCAGTcattgcactcaatccgaccTATTGCAAGCTCTGAG ATTCTGCTTCAACCCAGAGGAGGATTGGGTCGGGTCCGGAACCTTTCTCACCTCATTTTTGCAG GTTCCTCGCCTTGTATCAAGAAAACCAG GAATGTTGGCGTTGTTATTCAACTAGAGCCCATCAGGCAAATGTGGAGCAGGCCCTTTTCTTCAGAGACTG GGGATTTCATTGATGCGGTTGTCCCTCATATGGGTGAATCTATTACTGATGGCACTTTGGCGAAATTTTTGAAGA ACCCTGGCGATCGTGTTGAAGTTGATGAACCAATTGCTCAAATTGAAACAGATAAG GTGACAATTGATGTTGCTAGTCCTCAGTCCGGTGTGATTCAAAAG TTTGTGGCCAATGAAGGGGATACTGTCGAACCAGGTACCAAGATTGCTGTTATCTCAAAGTCTGTTGATGGTGTAGACCATGTTGGTCCATCTGAGAAGACATCCGACAGAGCTGCTGCTCAATCATCTCCCCCTGTTGAAAATAttgacaagaagaaagaaccTAAAGTTGAAACTACACCTGTTACTGAGAAGCCTAAACCTCACTCTCCACCACCTTCTAAACCCTCTGCTAGAGAACCCCAGCTTTCCCCCAAGGAAAGGGAAAGAAGA ATTCCTATGACAAGGCTCCGGAAACGGGTTGCTACGAGATTGAAAGATTCACAAAACACATTTGCAATGCTGACGACATTCAATGAAGTTGATAT GACAAATTTGATGAAGCTTCGTTCTGACTACAAGGATGCATTTGTTGAGAAGCATGGAGTCAAGTTGGGGCTTATGTCTGGATTTATAAAA GCTGCTGTCAGTGGACTCCAAAATCAGCCTATTATTAATGCAGTCATTGATGGGGATGATATCATATATAGAGATTACATAGATATAAGCATAGCCGTTGGTACTCCCAAG GGCCTTGTTGTGCCAGTTATTCGCAATGCCGATAAGATGAATTTTGCTGAGATAGAGAAGGAGATGAACACCCTTGCAAAGAAGGCAAACAATGGATCTATATCAATTGATGAGATGGCTGGAGGTTCATTCACTATATCCAATGGTGGAGTTTATGGAAGCCTTATAAGTACCCCCATCATCAACCCCCCTCAG TCGGCAATCTTGGGTATGCACTCAATAGTTACCCGTCCAATGGTTGTGGGAGGCGACATCGTTCCACGGCCAATGATGTACATTGCTCTTACCTATGACCATAGGTTGATTGATGGAAGAGAGGCAGTTTTCTTCTTGCGTCGTATTAAAGATGTTGTTGAGGATCCTCGGAGGCTTCTCCTCGACATATGA
- the LOC18779843 gene encoding non-specific lipid-transfer protein AP10, whose amino-acid sequence MTMTTPTTMFRTMPLIRFTSFPTGPTNGITCQEALMTLMPCEPYLVGSGPGSPAVPCCAGVQTLVSEATSPDIRRNLCECLKTAAAGMKIDPGRLKAIPEYCKVSVPVPLDPNVDCSKVPLF is encoded by the exons ATGACCATGACCACTCCAACGACGATGTTTCGCACAATGCCTTTGATAAGGTTTACCTCGTTCCCTACAG GTCCTACAAATGGGATCACATGCCAAGAGGCCCTGATGACTTTGATGCCCTGTGAGCCATACTTGGTGGGTTCTGGCCCAGGCAGTCCTGCCGTTCCTTGTTGTGCTGGTGTCCAAACCCTTGTTTCTGAGGCTACCTCCCCTGACATCCGCAGGAACCTCTGTGAATGCTTGAAAACAGCTGCAGCTGGCATGAAGATTGACCCAGGCAGACTAAAGGCCATCCCCGAATACTGTAAGGTCTCCGTTCCTGTACCTCTTGACCCCAACGTCGACTGCAGCAA AGTTCCTTTGTTCTGA
- the LOC18780785 gene encoding dihydrolipoyllysine-residue succinyltransferase component of 2-oxoglutarate dehydrogenase complex 2, mitochondrial isoform X2 — MLGVIRRRVVSGASSASILLQPRGGLGRVRNLSHLIFAGSSPCIKKTRNVGVVIQLEPIRQMWSRPFSSETGDFIDAVVPHMGESITDGTLAKFLKNPGDRVEVDEPIAQIETDKVTIDVASPQSGVIQKFVANEGDTVEPGTKIAVISKSVDGVDHVGPSEKTSDRAAAQSSPPVENIDKKKEPKVETTPVTEKPKPHSPPPSKPSAREPQLSPKERERRIPMTRLRKRVATRLKDSQNTFAMLTTFNEVDMTNLMKLRSDYKDAFVEKHGVKLGLMSGFIKAAVSGLQNQPIINAVIDGDDIIYRDYIDISIAVGTPKGLVVPVIRNADKMNFAEIEKEMNTLAKKANNGSISIDEMAGGSFTISNGGVYGSLISTPIINPPQSAILGMHSIVTRPMVVGGDIVPRPMMYIALTYDHRLIDGREAVFFLRRIKDVVEDPRRLLLDI; from the exons ATGTTGGGTGTTATAAGGCGAAGAGTCGTTTCTGGAGCCTCCTCTGCTTCG ATTCTGCTTCAACCCAGAGGAGGATTGGGTCGGGTCCGGAACCTTTCTCACCTCATTTTTGCAG GTTCCTCGCCTTGTATCAAGAAAACCAG GAATGTTGGCGTTGTTATTCAACTAGAGCCCATCAGGCAAATGTGGAGCAGGCCCTTTTCTTCAGAGACTG GGGATTTCATTGATGCGGTTGTCCCTCATATGGGTGAATCTATTACTGATGGCACTTTGGCGAAATTTTTGAAGA ACCCTGGCGATCGTGTTGAAGTTGATGAACCAATTGCTCAAATTGAAACAGATAAG GTGACAATTGATGTTGCTAGTCCTCAGTCCGGTGTGATTCAAAAG TTTGTGGCCAATGAAGGGGATACTGTCGAACCAGGTACCAAGATTGCTGTTATCTCAAAGTCTGTTGATGGTGTAGACCATGTTGGTCCATCTGAGAAGACATCCGACAGAGCTGCTGCTCAATCATCTCCCCCTGTTGAAAATAttgacaagaagaaagaaccTAAAGTTGAAACTACACCTGTTACTGAGAAGCCTAAACCTCACTCTCCACCACCTTCTAAACCCTCTGCTAGAGAACCCCAGCTTTCCCCCAAGGAAAGGGAAAGAAGA ATTCCTATGACAAGGCTCCGGAAACGGGTTGCTACGAGATTGAAAGATTCACAAAACACATTTGCAATGCTGACGACATTCAATGAAGTTGATAT GACAAATTTGATGAAGCTTCGTTCTGACTACAAGGATGCATTTGTTGAGAAGCATGGAGTCAAGTTGGGGCTTATGTCTGGATTTATAAAA GCTGCTGTCAGTGGACTCCAAAATCAGCCTATTATTAATGCAGTCATTGATGGGGATGATATCATATATAGAGATTACATAGATATAAGCATAGCCGTTGGTACTCCCAAG GGCCTTGTTGTGCCAGTTATTCGCAATGCCGATAAGATGAATTTTGCTGAGATAGAGAAGGAGATGAACACCCTTGCAAAGAAGGCAAACAATGGATCTATATCAATTGATGAGATGGCTGGAGGTTCATTCACTATATCCAATGGTGGAGTTTATGGAAGCCTTATAAGTACCCCCATCATCAACCCCCCTCAG TCGGCAATCTTGGGTATGCACTCAATAGTTACCCGTCCAATGGTTGTGGGAGGCGACATCGTTCCACGGCCAATGATGTACATTGCTCTTACCTATGACCATAGGTTGATTGATGGAAGAGAGGCAGTTTTCTTCTTGCGTCGTATTAAAGATGTTGTTGAGGATCCTCGGAGGCTTCTCCTCGACATATGA
- the LOC109948440 gene encoding glycine-rich protein 5: protein MTSTSRLLLLVLFGAFVFTTGARKLGSEKASFEDQKNFNHHSGGGLGGGGGGGLGGGGGLGGGAGAGGGAGFGGGAGAGGGLGGGFGGGFGGGGGGGVGGGAGFGAGGGFGAGGGAGGGVGGGGGGGFGGGGGGGLGGGAGGGFGGGAGAGGGLGGGFP from the coding sequence ATGACTTCTACTTCtaggcttcttcttcttgtgctCTTTGGTGCTTTCGTTTTCACCACTGGTGCAAGGAAGCTTGGCAGTGAGAAGGCTTCCTTTGAGGATCAGAAAAACTTCAATCACCACAGCGGTGGCGGGCTAGggggtggaggtggtggtggtcttGGAGGCGGTGGAGGGTTAGGCGGCGGTGCTGGTGCTGGAGGAGGAGCTGGTTTTGGTGGTGGTGCTGGAGCTGGTGGAGGACTTGGAGGAGGCTTTGGTGGAGgctttggtggtggtggtggtggaggagtaGGTGGTGGAGCAGGTTTTGGGGCTGGCGGAGGGTTTGGGGCTGGCGGTGGTGCTGGTGGTGGAGTTGGAGGCGGTGGTGGAGGAGGGTtcggaggtggtggtggtggaggactTGGGGGTGGAGCAGGTGGAGGTTTCGGTGGCGGAGCAGGTGCTGGTGGCGGGCTTGGAGGTGGATTCCCTTGA